The sequence TGCCCAAATTTTGGGCAGCATACCACAAAACCCATATAAAGATATGCTTAAAATGCATATGAAAAAAGAGAAAAATAAGTATGTAATAGGAGAAATAAGGGAAATATTAAATGATTAATCTCAACGTTATTAAATTAAAAGATGGTGAATTTTATGAATTAACTGATATTATAAAAAATCAAGCAGGCATATTTTTTAGAAAGAGTAAAAAATACCTACTTGAATATAAGTTGACACCAAGGCTTAGGGAGCTCAACTTTAATTCCTTTAGTGATTATATATATTATCTGAAATATCCAGTATTAAATAAAAGGGAATTGGATAAGCTTATTAGTTTAATAACAATCTGTGAAACGTATTTTTTTAGGGAAAGAGCCCAATTTGATTATATGATTAATGATTTAATACCAAATTTAGTTAAAGATGGTAAAAGAAACTTTAAAATATGGTCAGCAGCTTGTTCTACTGGTGAAGAAATCTACAGTATTGTTATATTATTAAAGGAAAATATGTTGTTAAATAGATATAATTTTGAGTTTTTTGCATCAGATGTCAATAATAAGGCATTGGAAATAGCAAAATATGGAGAATATAAGAAAAACTCATTCCGCGGAGATATTGATAATAGTATTATTAATAAATATTTTATTGTTAAAGATAATAGATATAAATTAAAAGATGAAATTAGAAAAAAAGTAAAATTTTACAAGCTAAA is a genomic window of Deferribacterota bacterium containing:
- a CDS encoding CheR family methyltransferase, translated to MINLNVIKLKDGEFYELTDIIKNQAGIFFRKSKKYLLEYKLTPRLRELNFNSFSDYIYYLKYPVLNKRELDKLISLITICETYFFRERAQFDYMINDLIPNLVKDGKRNFKIWSAACSTGEEIYSIVILLKENMLLNRYNFEFFASDVNNKALEIAKYGEYKKNSFRGDIDNSIINKYFIVKDNRYKLKDEIRKKVKFYKL